A stretch of the Macaca mulatta isolate MMU2019108-1 chromosome 14, T2T-MMU8v2.0, whole genome shotgun sequence genome encodes the following:
- the COX8A gene encoding cytochrome c oxidase subunit 8A, mitochondrial, with product MSVLTSLLLRGLTGSARRLPVPRAKVHSMPPEEELGIMEKAIGLTFCFVSLFLPAGWILSHLEDYKRPE from the exons ATGTCCGTCCTGACGTCCCTGCTGCTGCGGGGCTTGACAGGCTCGGCCCGGCGGCTCCCAGTGCCGCGCGCCAAGGTCCATTCGATGCCGCCGGAGGAGGAGCTTGGGATCATG GAAAAGGCCATTGGGCTTACCTTCTGCTTTGTAAGCCTCTTCCTGCCAGCGGGCTGGATCCTGTCACACCTGGAGGACTACAAGAGGCCGGAGTGA
- the OTUB1 gene encoding ubiquitin thioesterase OTUB1 isoform X2 — protein sequence MAAEEPQQQKQEPLGSDSEGVNCLAYDEAIMAQQDRIQQEIAVQNPLVSERLELSVLYKEYAEDDNIYQQKIKDLHKKYSYIRKTRPDGNCFYRAFGFSHLEALLDDSKELQRFKAVSAKSKEDLVSQGFTEFTIEDFHNTFMDLIEQVEKQTSVADLLASFNDQSTSDYLVVYLRLLTSGYLQRESKFFEHFIEGGRTVKEFCQQEVEPMCKESDHIHIIALAQALSVSIQVEYMDRGEGGTTNPHIFPEGSEPKVYLLYRPGHYDILYK from the exons ATGGCGGCGGAGGAACCTCAGCAGCAGAAGCAGGAGCCGCTGGGCAGCGACTCCGAAG gtGTTAACTGTCTGGCCTATGATGAAGCCATCATGGCTCAGCAGGACCGAATTCAGCAAGAG ATTGCTGTGCAGAACCCTCTGGTGTCAGAGCGGCTGGAGCTCTCGGTCCTATACAAGGAGTATGCTGAAGATGACAACATCTATCAACAGAAGATCAAG GACCTCCACAAAAAGTACTCGTACATCCGCAAGACCAGGCCTGACGGCAACTGTTTCTATCGGGCTTTCGGATTCTCCCACTTGGAGGCGCTGCTGGATGACAGCAAGGAGTTGCAGCG gttTAAGGCTGTGTCTGCCAAGAGCAAGGAGGACCTGGTGTCCCAGGGCTTCACTGAATTCACAATTGAGGATTTCCACAACACG TTCATGGACCTGATCGAGCAGGTAGAGAAGCAGACCTCTGTCGCCGACCTGCTGGCCTCCTTCAATGACCAGAGCACCTCCGACTACCTTGTGGTCTACCTGCGGCTGCTCACCTCAGGCTACCTGCAGCGCGAGAGCAAGTTCTTCGAGCACTTCATCGAGGGTGGGCGGACTGTCAAGGAGTTCTGCCAGCAG GAGGTGGAGCCCATGTGCAAGGAGAGCGACCACATCCACATCATCGCGCTGGCCCAGGCCCTCAGTGTGTCCATCCAGGTGGAGTACATGGACCGCGGCGAGGGCGGCACCACCAACCCGCACATCTTCCCTGAGGGCTCCGAGCCCAAGGTCTACCTTCTCTACCGGCCTGGACACTACGATATCCTCTACAAATAG
- the OTUB1 gene encoding ubiquitin thioesterase OTUB1 isoform X1, with protein MAAEEPQQQKQEPLGSDSEGTAPRRDVRPRLVGAMPGQLLPRREGRQGRRPWGRGVNCLAYDEAIMAQQDRIQQEIAVQNPLVSERLELSVLYKEYAEDDNIYQQKIKDLHKKYSYIRKTRPDGNCFYRAFGFSHLEALLDDSKELQRFKAVSAKSKEDLVSQGFTEFTIEDFHNTFMDLIEQVEKQTSVADLLASFNDQSTSDYLVVYLRLLTSGYLQRESKFFEHFIEGGRTVKEFCQQEVEPMCKESDHIHIIALAQALSVSIQVEYMDRGEGGTTNPHIFPEGSEPKVYLLYRPGHYDILYK; from the exons ATGGCGGCGGAGGAACCTCAGCAGCAGAAGCAGGAGCCGCTGGGCAGCGACTCCGAAGGTACAGCTCCAAGGAGGGATGTCCGGCCCAGGCTAGTGGGGGCGATGCCGGGCCAGCTGCTCccgaggagggaggggaggcagggccGCCGGCCCTGGGGTCGAG gtGTTAACTGTCTGGCCTATGATGAAGCCATCATGGCTCAGCAGGACCGAATTCAGCAAGAG ATTGCTGTGCAGAACCCTCTGGTGTCAGAGCGGCTGGAGCTCTCGGTCCTATACAAGGAGTATGCTGAAGATGACAACATCTATCAACAGAAGATCAAG GACCTCCACAAAAAGTACTCGTACATCCGCAAGACCAGGCCTGACGGCAACTGTTTCTATCGGGCTTTCGGATTCTCCCACTTGGAGGCGCTGCTGGATGACAGCAAGGAGTTGCAGCG gttTAAGGCTGTGTCTGCCAAGAGCAAGGAGGACCTGGTGTCCCAGGGCTTCACTGAATTCACAATTGAGGATTTCCACAACACG TTCATGGACCTGATCGAGCAGGTAGAGAAGCAGACCTCTGTCGCCGACCTGCTGGCCTCCTTCAATGACCAGAGCACCTCCGACTACCTTGTGGTCTACCTGCGGCTGCTCACCTCAGGCTACCTGCAGCGCGAGAGCAAGTTCTTCGAGCACTTCATCGAGGGTGGGCGGACTGTCAAGGAGTTCTGCCAGCAG GAGGTGGAGCCCATGTGCAAGGAGAGCGACCACATCCACATCATCGCGCTGGCCCAGGCCCTCAGTGTGTCCATCCAGGTGGAGTACATGGACCGCGGCGAGGGCGGCACCACCAACCCGCACATCTTCCCTGAGGGCTCCGAGCCCAAGGTCTACCTTCTCTACCGGCCTGGACACTACGATATCCTCTACAAATAG